In a genomic window of Curtobacterium flaccumfaciens pv. betae:
- a CDS encoding ABC transporter permease: MAPRADGRPPVAWWLPLPAVLGGLFVVVPVLAMLGRVDWSSFVGLVTSTASLTALALSLGTALAATGVAFVLGYPLAVLFARSRSRWVGVARAVVLLPLVLPPVVGGLALLAAFGRLGVVGAFLDDHGLHIAFTTTAVVIAQTFVAMPFLVSSVEGALRVEGDRYERVAATLGAGPTRTFLTVTTPRVLPGIVSGLVLCFARALGEFGATLTFAGSLQGVTRTLPLEVYLQREVDPDTAVALAVVLVVVAVVVIGASSFRTRGALA, translated from the coding sequence GTGGCTCCGCGCGCTGACGGACGGCCGCCGGTCGCGTGGTGGCTCCCGCTGCCCGCGGTGCTCGGCGGGCTGTTCGTCGTCGTGCCGGTGCTCGCGATGCTCGGCCGGGTGGACTGGTCGTCGTTCGTCGGGCTCGTGACCTCCACCGCGTCACTGACCGCGCTCGCGCTCAGCCTCGGCACGGCGCTCGCGGCCACGGGCGTCGCGTTCGTCCTCGGGTACCCGCTCGCCGTGCTGTTCGCGCGGTCGCGGTCGCGCTGGGTCGGCGTCGCCCGGGCCGTCGTGCTCCTGCCGCTCGTGCTGCCGCCGGTGGTCGGTGGTCTCGCCCTGCTCGCGGCCTTCGGTCGGCTCGGGGTGGTCGGGGCGTTCCTCGACGACCACGGCCTGCACATCGCGTTCACCACGACGGCGGTGGTCATCGCGCAGACCTTCGTCGCGATGCCGTTCCTGGTGTCCTCGGTCGAGGGGGCGCTCCGCGTCGAGGGTGACCGGTACGAGCGGGTCGCCGCGACGCTGGGCGCCGGGCCGACCCGGACGTTCCTGACCGTCACGACGCCGCGGGTCCTGCCGGGGATCGTGTCCGGGCTCGTGCTGTGCTTCGCCCGGGCGCTCGGCGAGTTCGGGGCCACCCTGACCTTCGCCGGCAGCCTGCAGGGGGTCACGCGGACCCTGCCGCTCGAGGTCTACCTGCAGCGCGAGGTCGACCCGGACACCGCGGTGGCGCTGGCGGTCGTGCTCGTCGTGGTGGCCGTCGTCGTCATCGGGGCCTCGTCGTTCCGGACCCGCGGAGCCCTGGCATGA
- a CDS encoding glycosyltransferase family 87 protein: MIAVLAVRFVPVRWMTTMVIGGAVVIGIAALVGPPNTSTDSARYAWDGIVQHAGVSPYAHTPQSAALSGLRPGWLFPDKVDGTCDPLKPRFRGLGDGADGHCTAINRPDVTTIYPPMAQLWFAAVRFFVPATAQYLPFQVAGLLVSLGVTVGLVLVLRRIGRPTWWAALWAWSPLVASEAVTNSHVDVVGAALATAGVVLVAFGRPIWGGIALGAATATKLIPAIVYPPLLGRGRAWWAIPIGIAVFGLLYVPYVLTTGLDVLGYLPGYLNEEGYEDGSRFALVSLVVKGDAATLVVGLLVLLAAFVAWRLSDPARPWSGEVLMIGVTFLAVTPRYPWYALLLIPFVVLSGRWEWLSIGLAIALRGVWPSADAYRWWLLAAVVVIVVVTLLRTERSEWRRWWERLSFRRVEHVR, from the coding sequence GTGATCGCCGTGCTCGCGGTGCGTTTCGTGCCCGTCCGGTGGATGACCACCATGGTCATCGGCGGAGCGGTGGTGATCGGCATCGCCGCGCTGGTCGGACCGCCGAACACGAGCACCGACTCCGCCCGGTACGCGTGGGACGGCATCGTCCAGCATGCCGGTGTCTCACCGTACGCGCACACCCCCCAGTCCGCGGCACTGTCCGGTCTCCGACCCGGCTGGTTGTTCCCCGACAAGGTCGACGGCACGTGCGATCCGCTGAAGCCCCGGTTCCGCGGGCTCGGCGACGGCGCGGACGGGCACTGCACCGCGATCAACCGGCCGGACGTCACGACGATCTACCCGCCGATGGCGCAGCTGTGGTTCGCCGCGGTGCGGTTCTTCGTGCCGGCGACCGCGCAGTACCTGCCGTTCCAGGTCGCCGGGCTGCTCGTGTCGCTCGGTGTGACCGTCGGGCTCGTCCTGGTGCTCCGCCGGATCGGCCGTCCGACCTGGTGGGCGGCGCTCTGGGCCTGGTCGCCGCTCGTCGCCTCCGAGGCGGTCACCAACTCGCACGTCGACGTCGTCGGCGCCGCCCTCGCCACGGCCGGTGTCGTGCTCGTCGCCTTCGGCCGGCCGATCTGGGGCGGCATCGCGCTCGGGGCTGCGACCGCGACGAAGCTCATCCCGGCGATCGTGTACCCGCCGTTGCTCGGCCGCGGTCGGGCCTGGTGGGCGATCCCGATCGGCATCGCGGTGTTCGGGCTGCTCTACGTGCCCTACGTGCTGACGACCGGGCTCGACGTGCTCGGGTACCTGCCCGGCTACCTGAACGAGGAGGGCTACGAGGACGGCTCCCGGTTCGCGCTGGTGTCGCTCGTGGTCAAGGGCGACGCTGCGACCCTGGTGGTGGGGCTCCTGGTGCTGCTGGCGGCGTTCGTGGCGTGGCGGTTGTCCGACCCGGCGCGGCCGTGGTCGGGCGAGGTCCTGATGATCGGCGTGACGTTCCTCGCCGTCACGCCGCGCTACCCCTGGTACGCGCTGCTGCTCATCCCGTTCGTGGTGCTGTCCGGGCGGTGGGAGTGGTTGTCGATCGGCCTCGCCATCGCGCTGCGCGGGGTGTGGCCGTCGGCGGACGCCTACCGGTGGTGGTTGCTCGCGGCCGTGGTGGTCATCGTGGTCGTCACGCTCCTGCGCACGGAGCGGTCGGAGTGGCGACGGTGGTGGGAGCGGCTGTCGTTCCGGCGCGTGGAACACGTACGCTGA
- the moaA gene encoding GTP 3',8-cyclase MoaA encodes MAPAILLGTTGSVDPAPAGLVDRFGRRAVDLRVSLTERCNLRCTYCMPAAGLPFAPDEALMTATEIERLVRIGSSRFGVRKVRFTGGEPMLRHDLVDVIARCAALPDAPELSLTTNAIGLAHRAQGLYDAGLRRVNVSLDTVDPDVFTTVTRRPFLDKVIAGLSAAHDAGLDIKVNAVLLRGINDEAAPELLRWCLERGYELRFIEQMPLDPDHAWDRTSMITAAEIRALLATSFVLTPDDAPRDGAPAERYRVHDSVTGEPLGTVGIIASITESFCADCTRTRLTADGHVRSCLFSDEETDVLGPMRSGADDDQVAELWRLAMWAKPRDHGDDSDELVHPTRGMSAIGG; translated from the coding sequence ATGGCACCCGCGATCCTGCTCGGTACGACCGGCTCCGTGGACCCGGCTCCCGCCGGGCTCGTCGACCGCTTCGGGCGTCGCGCCGTCGACCTCCGGGTGTCGCTGACCGAGCGCTGCAACCTGCGCTGCACCTACTGCATGCCCGCGGCCGGGCTGCCGTTCGCCCCCGACGAGGCCCTGATGACGGCGACCGAGATCGAGCGGCTGGTCCGGATCGGCTCGTCGCGGTTCGGCGTCCGCAAGGTCCGGTTCACCGGCGGGGAGCCGATGCTCCGGCACGACCTGGTCGACGTGATCGCCCGGTGCGCCGCGCTGCCCGACGCACCGGAGCTGTCGCTCACCACGAACGCGATCGGCCTCGCCCACCGCGCCCAGGGCCTGTACGACGCCGGGCTGCGGCGCGTGAACGTGTCGCTCGACACCGTCGACCCCGACGTCTTCACCACCGTGACCCGCCGCCCGTTCCTCGACAAGGTGATCGCCGGACTGTCGGCCGCGCACGACGCCGGACTCGACATCAAGGTGAACGCGGTGCTGCTGCGCGGGATCAACGACGAGGCCGCCCCGGAGCTCCTCCGCTGGTGCCTGGAGCGTGGCTACGAGCTGCGGTTCATCGAGCAGATGCCCCTGGACCCCGACCACGCCTGGGACCGCACCTCGATGATCACCGCCGCCGAGATCCGCGCGCTGCTGGCGACGTCGTTCGTGCTCACCCCGGACGACGCCCCGCGCGACGGTGCCCCGGCGGAGCGGTACCGCGTGCACGACTCCGTGACCGGCGAGCCCCTCGGCACCGTCGGCATCATCGCGAGCATCACCGAGTCGTTCTGCGCCGACTGCACCCGCACCCGGCTGACCGCCGACGGGCACGTGCGCAGCTGCCTGTTCTCCGACGAGGAGACCGACGTGCTCGGGCCGATGCGCTCCGGGGCGGACGACGACCAGGTCGCCGAGCTCTGGCGGCTCGCGATGTGGGCGAAGCCGCGCGACCACGGTGACGACAGCGACGAGCTCGTGCACCCGACGCGTGGCATGAGTGCGATCGGCGGCTGA
- the modA gene encoding molybdate ABC transporter substrate-binding protein translates to MTRRSRSLLVPLAVLATLGLSACSTADAPAGSSSPSSSADADVSGSITVFAAASLQQTFTTLGKQYETAHPGASIRFSFAGSSDLVTQIQNGAPADVFAAADQANMTKLTSGDLVTGSPRAFATNTLEIAVAPGNPRGIGGLDDLTAPGVQLVTCAAPVPCGAATAKVESASGVDLEPVSEEQSVTDVLGKVESGQADAGLVYVTDVRGAGGKVDGVPFDESSKAVNTYPIGVLRESQDPELAQAFSEYVRSAAGQRVLSDAGFGKP, encoded by the coding sequence ATGACCCGTCGTTCCCGCTCGTTGCTCGTACCCCTCGCCGTCCTGGCGACGCTCGGCCTGTCGGCGTGTTCCACCGCCGACGCTCCCGCGGGGTCCTCGTCACCGTCGTCGAGCGCGGACGCCGACGTGTCGGGTTCGATCACCGTCTTCGCCGCCGCGTCCCTGCAGCAGACCTTCACGACCCTGGGCAAGCAGTACGAGACCGCGCACCCCGGCGCCTCGATCCGGTTCTCGTTCGCCGGCTCCAGCGACCTCGTCACCCAGATCCAGAACGGCGCCCCCGCCGACGTGTTCGCCGCGGCGGACCAGGCGAACATGACGAAGCTGACCTCGGGTGACCTGGTGACCGGGTCGCCGCGGGCCTTCGCCACGAACACGCTCGAGATCGCGGTCGCCCCGGGCAACCCGCGGGGCATCGGCGGCCTCGACGACCTGACGGCTCCGGGTGTCCAGCTCGTCACGTGCGCCGCCCCGGTGCCGTGCGGTGCCGCGACGGCGAAGGTCGAGTCCGCATCGGGCGTCGACCTCGAGCCGGTCAGCGAGGAGCAGTCCGTCACCGACGTGCTCGGCAAGGTCGAGTCCGGTCAGGCCGATGCCGGACTCGTCTACGTGACGGACGTCCGGGGGGCCGGCGGCAAGGTGGACGGGGTCCCGTTCGACGAATCGAGCAAGGCCGTCAACACGTACCCGATCGGCGTGCTCCGGGAATCCCAGGACCCGGAGCTCGCGCAGGCGTTCTCGGAGTACGTCCGCTCCGCGGCCGGGCAGCGCGTGCTCTCCGACGCGGGCTTCGGGAAGCCCTGA
- a CDS encoding molybdopterin-dependent oxidoreductase produces MRDADGDDARQGEYSHDGQHRADPDGGAVGQGRSEGTQSVAHGPSRLSGLQRLLHDGRAALASPNRNARSAVVLGRLLGIAFLICFGTGIYSHLLQEPLGWMRFPTRPTQLYQFTQGLHITTGIAIIPLLLAKLNTVMPALVQVPPVRGVLHLLERLSIAVLVSASIIQVVTGLLNTYQWYPWPFPFRQVHNALAYVIIGSLAIHIAAKLPVIARYWRKRDSYDAHGRFIADPASGSELLPPGLEAHPASAPHAAGAETARPTAPGLLGRVFRWIDGVDDAPAPAGVESRPSGPDTAPETREVSEEPSPGQPTADVGEPSRASRPTPDAATGRRQRIARRGFFAGVTAATVGVVALTAGQSSKLAEPFNVFGARGRGIGANGLPVNRTARAAGVLASATAADWTLTVVGHDVSRTFVRAELVALGTAQVDLPISCVEGWSQMATWKGVRMRDLLDAVQAPQGSHVRVTSLERHGGYRIMDMGPEYAEDPTTLIALELNGATLDLDHGFPARIIAPGRPGVLQTKWIEKIEVLR; encoded by the coding sequence ATGCGTGACGCCGACGGCGATGACGCCCGACAGGGCGAGTACTCCCACGACGGCCAGCACCGCGCCGATCCGGACGGCGGTGCCGTCGGCCAGGGACGGTCGGAAGGCACGCAGTCGGTCGCTCATGGTCCGTCGAGGCTATCCGGCCTCCAGCGCCTGCTGCACGACGGACGAGCAGCTCTGGCGTCCCCCAACCGCAACGCCCGCTCGGCGGTGGTGCTCGGGCGTCTGCTCGGCATCGCGTTCCTGATCTGCTTCGGCACCGGGATCTACAGCCACCTGCTGCAGGAACCGCTCGGCTGGATGCGGTTCCCGACCCGTCCGACGCAGCTGTACCAGTTCACGCAGGGCCTGCACATCACGACCGGGATCGCGATCATCCCGCTGCTGCTCGCCAAGCTCAACACCGTCATGCCCGCCCTGGTGCAGGTGCCCCCGGTGCGCGGCGTGCTGCACCTGCTCGAGCGGCTGTCGATCGCGGTGCTCGTGTCCGCGTCGATCATCCAGGTCGTCACCGGCCTGCTCAACACGTACCAGTGGTACCCGTGGCCGTTCCCGTTCCGCCAGGTGCACAACGCCCTGGCCTACGTGATCATCGGGTCGCTGGCCATCCACATCGCCGCCAAGCTGCCGGTCATCGCCCGCTACTGGCGGAAGCGCGACTCCTACGACGCGCACGGCCGGTTCATCGCGGACCCCGCGTCCGGCAGTGAACTGCTCCCACCCGGCCTGGAGGCTCATCCCGCGTCCGCCCCGCACGCTGCGGGTGCCGAGACCGCCCGGCCCACCGCCCCGGGTCTGCTGGGCCGCGTGTTCCGCTGGATCGACGGCGTCGACGACGCCCCCGCCCCCGCCGGCGTCGAGTCCCGGCCCTCCGGACCGGACACGGCGCCGGAGACCCGTGAGGTGTCCGAGGAGCCGAGTCCCGGCCAGCCGACGGCCGACGTGGGGGAGCCGAGCCGGGCCTCCAGGCCGACGCCGGACGCAGCCACCGGACGACGCCAGCGCATCGCCCGACGCGGGTTCTTCGCCGGCGTGACGGCGGCGACCGTCGGTGTCGTCGCGCTCACGGCAGGGCAGTCCTCGAAGCTCGCGGAACCGTTCAACGTCTTCGGCGCCCGCGGCCGCGGCATCGGCGCGAACGGACTGCCGGTGAACCGGACCGCGCGTGCGGCCGGTGTGCTCGCCAGCGCGACCGCCGCCGACTGGACGCTCACCGTCGTCGGCCACGACGTGAGCCGGACGTTCGTCCGGGCGGAACTCGTCGCGCTCGGCACCGCGCAGGTCGACCTGCCGATCTCGTGCGTCGAGGGGTGGAGCCAGATGGCGACCTGGAAGGGCGTGCGGATGCGCGACCTGCTCGACGCCGTGCAGGCGCCGCAGGGGTCGCACGTGCGGGTGACGAGCCTGGAACGGCACGGCGGCTACCGGATCATGGACATGGGACCGGAGTACGCCGAGGACCCGACGACGCTCATCGCCCTCGAGCTGAACGGTGCGACGCTCGACCTGGACCACGGGTTCCCGGCGCGGATCATCGCTCCCGGGCGGCCCGGTGTGCTGCAGACCAAGTGGATCGAGAAGATCGAGGTGCTCCGGTGA
- a CDS encoding MoaD/ThiS family protein, whose protein sequence is MTTIRFFAAARAAVGVDSLTTTDPTIEAALGAIDAADVADPARWSALQERCSYLVDGVTTRDRATSLDGVEVVDVMPPFAGG, encoded by the coding sequence TTGACCACGATCCGGTTCTTCGCCGCTGCCCGCGCTGCCGTGGGCGTCGACTCCCTGACCACGACGGACCCCACCATCGAGGCCGCCCTCGGCGCGATCGACGCGGCCGACGTCGCGGACCCTGCGCGCTGGAGTGCGTTGCAGGAGCGCTGCTCGTACCTGGTCGACGGCGTGACCACGCGTGACCGGGCGACCTCGCTCGACGGTGTCGAGGTCGTCGACGTCATGCCGCCCTTCGCCGGCGGCTGA
- a CDS encoding MarR family winged helix-turn-helix transcriptional regulator — protein MTDETPWLTREQLRAWMKLVAVMELLPAALDQQLQRDADLTHFDYMVIAMLSETDSRTLRMSALASATNASLPRLSHVVSRLEKRGLVTRCPSTSDRRATDVRLTDAGYATIVEAAPDHVRTARRVVIDALSDEQVAQLDGIAASLLTRLDPEGRFAALTYPREDDDAAICEQRLTGAATD, from the coding sequence ATGACCGACGAGACCCCGTGGCTCACCCGCGAGCAGCTGCGCGCGTGGATGAAGCTCGTCGCGGTCATGGAGCTCCTGCCGGCGGCGCTCGACCAGCAGCTGCAGCGCGACGCCGACCTGACGCACTTCGACTACATGGTCATCGCGATGCTCTCCGAGACCGACAGCCGGACCCTGCGGATGTCGGCGCTCGCCTCGGCCACGAACGCCTCGTTGCCGCGGCTGTCGCACGTGGTGTCCCGCCTCGAGAAGCGCGGGCTCGTCACCCGGTGCCCGTCGACCTCCGACCGCCGCGCCACCGACGTCCGCCTGACCGACGCCGGGTACGCCACCATCGTCGAGGCAGCTCCGGACCACGTCCGCACCGCCCGCCGGGTGGTCATCGACGCGCTCTCCGACGAGCAGGTCGCGCAGCTCGACGGCATCGCGGCGTCGCTCCTGACGCGGCTCGACCCCGAGGGGCGTTTCGCGGCGCTGACCTACCCGCGCGAGGATGACGACGCCGCGATCTGCGAGCAGCGGCTGACGGGCGCGGCGACGGACTGA
- a CDS encoding diacylglycerol/lipid kinase family protein: MSTPSETAPADQDALPTEQRTAAVVYNPVKVHLPTLKRTVAEHQQQAGWAETLWFETSEEDPGGGMARAAIEAGADVVAAAGGDGTVRAVAEVVHESGSTLALLPSGTGNLLARNMKLPLDDLAASVRTIFHGDDRKIDFGMLKVERPGGERERFGFLVMAGLGLDARMLVNTRPELKKKVGWLAYVDSLFRSVRDANAFEFRYQLDDDGNHSLRAHSLIVGNCGMLQAGAILLPDAEIDDGVFDIAVMRPRGFFGWVRIGARVFWENGILRAFRRSNLGKTAVGKKIVSRSREERPLRYLRGQEFTARLERPDEFEIDGDPVGEVIAFRSRIDPMGLSVRVPDPADDRHGSRQVP; encoded by the coding sequence ATGTCGACCCCTTCGGAGACCGCGCCCGCGGACCAGGACGCCCTCCCCACCGAGCAGCGGACGGCCGCGGTGGTCTACAACCCGGTCAAGGTCCACCTGCCGACCCTCAAGCGCACGGTCGCGGAACACCAGCAGCAGGCCGGCTGGGCCGAGACCCTGTGGTTCGAGACCTCGGAGGAAGACCCGGGCGGCGGCATGGCCCGCGCGGCGATCGAGGCCGGTGCCGACGTCGTCGCGGCGGCCGGCGGTGACGGCACGGTCCGTGCGGTCGCCGAGGTCGTGCACGAGTCCGGTTCGACCCTCGCGCTACTGCCGAGCGGCACCGGCAACCTGCTCGCGCGCAACATGAAGCTCCCCCTCGACGACCTGGCCGCGAGCGTCCGGACGATCTTCCACGGCGACGACCGCAAGATCGACTTCGGCATGCTCAAGGTCGAGCGCCCCGGCGGTGAGCGCGAACGCTTCGGCTTCCTGGTGATGGCGGGCCTCGGGCTCGACGCCCGGATGCTCGTGAACACCCGCCCCGAGCTGAAGAAGAAGGTCGGCTGGCTCGCCTACGTCGACTCGCTGTTCCGCTCGGTGCGCGACGCGAACGCGTTCGAGTTCCGCTACCAGCTCGACGACGACGGCAATCACTCGCTCCGGGCGCACTCGCTCATCGTCGGCAACTGCGGGATGCTCCAGGCCGGCGCGATCCTGCTGCCCGACGCCGAGATCGACGACGGGGTGTTCGACATCGCCGTGATGCGTCCCCGCGGGTTCTTCGGCTGGGTGCGGATCGGTGCCCGGGTGTTCTGGGAGAACGGGATCCTGCGGGCGTTCCGCCGGTCGAACCTGGGCAAGACCGCCGTCGGCAAGAAGATCGTGTCGCGTTCACGCGAGGAACGACCCCTGCGCTACCTGCGCGGACAGGAGTTCACGGCGCGGCTCGAGCGGCCCGATGAGTTCGAGATCGACGGCGACCCGGTGGGCGAGGTCATCGCCTTCCGTTCGCGCATCGACCCGATGGGGCTCTCCGTGCGTGTGCCGGACCCGGCGGACGACCGCCACGGCTCGCGCCAGGTGCCCTGA
- a CDS encoding calcium:proton antiporter, with the protein MTSWLPKVWPVATPILAAVVLAFSYGRYGLGTAVVVVVAVVLAVTVLAAVHHAEVVAHRVGEPFGSLVLAVAVTIIEVALIISLSSSGGAQAETLARDTVFSAVMITMNGLVGLAILIGTLRHNTVRFNQEGASAATMTVAALAVLTLVLPTFTTGTDDASFTGTQLVFVAIASLVLYGLFVVTQTVAHRDFFLPVNRAGGVLVESEDAHAARPSGRTTMVSLGLLVVALVAVVGLAKVESPAIEAGVAAVGFPPSFVGVVIALLILLPEGIAASKAAARNRIQTSLNLAMGSAMASIGLTIPSIAVASLFMPGTLLLGLGPSQIVLLALTIVAAVLTVLPGRATRLQGGVHLVIFAAFIVLSVSP; encoded by the coding sequence ATGACCTCCTGGCTCCCCAAGGTGTGGCCCGTGGCCACGCCGATCCTGGCGGCCGTCGTGCTCGCGTTCTCGTACGGCCGCTACGGGCTCGGCACCGCCGTGGTGGTCGTCGTCGCCGTCGTGCTCGCGGTCACGGTCCTGGCGGCCGTCCACCACGCCGAGGTCGTCGCACACCGGGTCGGGGAACCCTTCGGCTCGCTCGTGCTGGCCGTCGCCGTGACGATCATCGAGGTCGCGCTCATCATCTCGCTGTCGAGCTCGGGCGGTGCGCAGGCCGAGACCCTGGCGCGCGACACGGTGTTCTCGGCGGTGATGATCACGATGAACGGGCTGGTCGGCCTCGCGATCCTGATCGGGACCCTGCGGCACAACACCGTGCGCTTCAACCAGGAGGGCGCGAGCGCCGCGACCATGACGGTGGCCGCGCTCGCCGTGCTGACCCTGGTGCTGCCGACGTTCACCACCGGCACCGACGACGCCTCCTTCACGGGGACGCAGCTGGTGTTCGTCGCGATCGCGTCACTGGTGCTCTACGGGCTGTTCGTCGTCACGCAGACCGTGGCGCACCGCGACTTCTTCCTGCCGGTCAACCGTGCCGGCGGGGTGCTCGTCGAGTCCGAGGACGCCCACGCCGCCCGCCCGTCCGGACGCACCACGATGGTGTCGCTCGGGCTGCTCGTCGTCGCGCTCGTCGCCGTGGTCGGGCTCGCCAAGGTGGAGTCGCCCGCGATCGAGGCCGGGGTCGCCGCCGTCGGGTTCCCGCCGTCGTTCGTCGGTGTCGTGATCGCGCTGCTCATCCTGCTGCCGGAGGGCATCGCCGCGTCGAAGGCCGCCGCACGGAACCGGATCCAGACGAGCCTGAACCTGGCGATGGGTTCCGCGATGGCGTCGATCGGTCTGACGATCCCCTCGATCGCGGTCGCCTCGCTGTTCATGCCGGGGACGCTGCTGCTCGGGCTCGGGCCGTCGCAGATCGTGTTGCTCGCGCTGACGATCGTCGCGGCGGTGCTCACCGTGCTGCCCGGTCGTGCCACTCGGCTGCAGGGTGGGGTGCACCTGGTGATCTTCGCCGCGTTCATCGTGCTGTCCGTCTCGCCGTAG
- a CDS encoding ABC transporter ATP-binding protein: MTAEGAMGVRAHVVVEPRDVDVAIEVRAGECLAVIGPNGAGKSTVLEALAGLLPIDSGLIELDGVRASSPRHTLPAHRRRTGLVAQRPDLFPFLDVVGNVAFGPRAAGAGRAAARQLARDALDAVGVADLATRDPGTLSGGQAQRVAIARALATDPAVLLLDEPTSALDVGAQDEVRAALRTAVAGRPAVLVTHDPVEVVALADRVVVLEGGRVVEQGTPAAVLGRPTSAFAATFSGLALVRGTATGGGIAIDGGGELASGTHAVPPGRPALAAFHPTAAVLTRNGAGAARTVSSLEPRDGLVRVRAGDLVADLTLARLTALGIAPGDAVCIDVPAAEVAVYAPRG, from the coding sequence ATGACGGCCGAGGGTGCGATGGGAGTCCGGGCGCACGTCGTCGTCGAGCCGCGGGACGTCGACGTCGCGATCGAGGTCCGGGCGGGGGAGTGCCTGGCGGTCATCGGGCCGAACGGCGCGGGCAAGTCGACGGTGCTCGAGGCCCTGGCCGGGCTGCTGCCGATCGACTCTGGCCTCATCGAACTCGACGGGGTCCGTGCCTCGAGTCCACGGCACACCCTGCCCGCGCACCGCCGTCGGACCGGACTCGTCGCACAGCGGCCCGATCTGTTCCCGTTCCTCGACGTCGTCGGGAACGTCGCCTTCGGGCCCCGAGCCGCCGGAGCCGGTCGCGCCGCGGCCCGGCAGCTCGCCCGCGATGCGCTAGACGCCGTCGGGGTCGCCGACCTGGCCACCCGTGACCCCGGGACTCTCTCGGGGGGTCAGGCGCAGCGTGTCGCGATCGCCCGGGCGCTCGCCACCGACCCGGCGGTGCTGCTGCTCGACGAACCGACCTCGGCGCTCGACGTCGGCGCGCAGGACGAGGTCCGCGCGGCACTCCGGACCGCCGTCGCCGGCCGGCCCGCGGTGCTCGTCACCCACGACCCGGTCGAGGTCGTCGCCCTGGCCGACCGCGTCGTCGTGCTCGAGGGCGGCCGGGTGGTCGAGCAGGGCACCCCCGCGGCCGTGCTCGGTCGTCCGACGAGTGCGTTCGCCGCGACGTTCTCCGGACTCGCGCTGGTGCGCGGGACCGCCACCGGGGGTGGGATCGCGATCGACGGCGGGGGTGAGCTGGCGTCCGGGACGCACGCCGTGCCTCCCGGCCGGCCCGCCCTGGCTGCCTTCCACCCGACGGCCGCCGTGCTGACGCGGAACGGTGCCGGAGCCGCGCGCACCGTCTCGTCGCTCGAGCCGCGCGACGGACTGGTGCGGGTGCGGGCCGGTGACCTGGTGGCGGACCTGACGCTCGCGCGGCTGACCGCGCTCGGGATCGCCCCCGGCGACGCGGTGTGCATCGACGTCCCCGCAGCCGAAGTGGCGGTCTACGCGCCCCGCGGTTGA
- the pheA gene encoding prephenate dehydratase → MTDPAAPSDTYSYLGPAGTFTEAALKLVEAAAGKPWRSVNNVGEALDDVMSGRSIGAVIAIENSVDGGVSATQDALARIPGVRIVGEYLVPVDFVLVARPGTTMADVRTVNAHPVAYAQTHNWLEANLPGHGHIPASSNVAAALALLEANPTADAAVAPPGITDHHDVVVLASSIGDNASAVTRFVLVSKTLALPEPTGADKTSVIVELPADHPGALVDMLEQFATRGINMGLLSSRPIGDELGRYRFVIDLDGHVRDERVADALLGLRRFSPRVTFLGSYPRADGARPEVPARYSDAAFVEARDWLRAIVSGEPGAR, encoded by the coding sequence ATGACCGACCCCGCCGCGCCGTCCGACACGTACTCCTACCTCGGACCCGCCGGCACGTTCACCGAGGCGGCCCTGAAGCTCGTTGAGGCCGCCGCCGGCAAGCCCTGGCGGAGCGTCAACAACGTCGGTGAGGCCCTGGACGACGTCATGTCCGGCCGGTCGATCGGGGCCGTCATCGCGATCGAGAACAGCGTCGACGGCGGGGTCAGCGCCACGCAGGACGCCCTGGCCCGGATCCCCGGCGTGCGGATCGTGGGGGAGTACCTGGTCCCCGTCGACTTCGTGCTCGTCGCCCGGCCCGGCACGACGATGGCCGACGTCCGCACCGTGAACGCACACCCGGTCGCCTACGCGCAGACGCACAACTGGCTCGAGGCGAACCTGCCCGGCCACGGCCACATCCCGGCGTCGTCGAACGTCGCCGCGGCCCTCGCCCTGCTCGAGGCGAACCCCACCGCCGACGCCGCCGTCGCGCCGCCCGGCATCACGGACCACCACGACGTCGTCGTGCTCGCGTCGTCCATCGGGGACAACGCCTCGGCGGTCACCCGGTTCGTGCTCGTGTCGAAGACCCTCGCCCTGCCCGAGCCGACCGGCGCCGACAAGACCAGCGTCATCGTCGAGCTGCCCGCCGACCACCCCGGCGCCCTGGTCGACATGCTCGAGCAGTTCGCGACGCGGGGCATCAACATGGGGCTGCTGTCGTCACGCCCGATCGGTGACGAGCTCGGCCGCTACCGGTTCGTCATCGACCTCGACGGGCACGTGCGCGACGAGCGGGTCGCGGACGCGCTGCTCGGCCTGCGTCGGTTCAGCCCGCGCGTGACGTTCCTCGGGTCGTACCCGCGTGCCGACGGTGCCCGCCCCGAGGTGCCCGCCCGCTACTCGGACGCCGCGTTCGTCGAGGCGCGGGACTGGTTGCGCGCGATCGTGTCGGGCGAGCCCGGGGCGCGGTAG